A segment of the bacterium genome:
CGGCAGCACGCGCTGGACCGCGCCGGAGCGCACGGCCTCGCGCGGCATCCCGTAGACGACGCAGGTCTCCTCGGCCTCGGCCACGGTGAGACCGCCGGCGTCCCGGACCGCCCCGATGCCGGCCGCGCCGTCGTCGCCCATCCCCGTGAGGACCACGGCGAGCACCGAGCCGGCGCAGGCGTCCGCCGCCGAGACCAGGAGGCGGTCGACGGAGGGGACGTAACGGTCCGCGGCCAGAGGCGGCTCGACCCGCGCGACGATCCGGGCGCCCCGCTCGCGCTGGAGGAGCAGGTTCATCCCCCCCGGTGCCAGCAGCACCTGCCCCG
Coding sequences within it:
- a CDS encoding CheB methylesterase domain-containing protein; the protein is RYRCVALGASTGGPPALQQVLAALPADFPAAVVIAQHMPEGFTRLFADRLDRLVPLRVREARDGDPLAPGQVLLAPGGMNLLLQRERGARIVARVEPPLAADRYVPSVDRLLVSAADACAGSVLAVVLTGMGDDGAAGIGAVRDAGGLTVAEAEETCVVYGMPREAVRSGAVQRVLPLPEIGAAILHEVLPG